The window CCGTGAACGGTTCGCCCGTCGGTCTCAATCCCTTTGTGGAACGTATCATCCGCTCCAGCATCACCGGCATGCTGGGAGAACTCAAAGGCTACGCTCCGGGAGAGGTGGTCATCACCATCAATAACTGACCCCCACCTATACATGATACAACAAGGGAGGCGGGCAACCGCCTCCCTTTATTCTTCACGCCTACTTGGTCAGCCCCATCTTCCGGGCTCTGCGCAGATTCAACAACTCCACGCCAAGGCTGAAAGCCATGGCAAAATAGATGTAGCCTTTGGGCACATGAAGACCAGCCCCCTCGCCCACCAGCGTAAAGCCCACCAGAAGAAGGAAGGCCATGGCCAGCATCTTGAACGAGGGGTGCGCTGTCACAAACTCGCCTATAGGCTTGGCTGCAAACAGCATGAGCCCCACAGAGGCAATCACGGCAAGCATCATGATCGGCAGATGCTCCACAAGCCCCACCGCCGTGATGACGGAATCCAGCGAAAAGATGATGTCGAGCAGCACGATCTGCACAATGGCAGCACCAAAACCGGAGGCGCGAGGCGCGTTTTCCGCATGGGAGTCCTCCATCTCATGATGGATTTCCATGGTTGCCTTGGTCAGCAGGAACATGCCCCCGACCAGCAGAATCAGATCGCGCCCTGAGATTTCCCTGCCGAGCACTTCAAAGAGCGGGGATGTCAACGACATGACCCACGATATGGACGCTAGCAAGACCAGGCGCATTCCCATGGCCAGCAGCAAACCGATTCTCCGGGCCCTGTCACGCTGCGAGGCGGGAAGACGGGAAGTGACAAGGGAGAGAAACACTATGTTGTCGATACCGAGCACAATCTCAAGCACGGTGAGCGTGAGAAAACCGATCCACGCATGGGGATCAAGCAGCCATGTGAACATGGAAAATACCTTGTGCGGACAGGAGAGCGAAAACCGAAAAGCCTGCAGACGGTCCGAGCGCCCTTCAGCTTTCAGGTCTTGCCAAGGTTCCCCCGCATGCGCCAGAGCCGGAACGGCCCGAGATTGTTGGTGCATGCTTTCCGGCACACGCCGGAAACGGCTACTCCCCTGATGAGGTGAGGAAGGAACTATCTGCCTCAATCTGCCTGCCGTCAAGAAAATCGAGCCCAATTCTTCCGCTATACCAGCCACAAAGGCCAATCACTCAAAAATAATAGTGTCACCCCACTTGATAAGCAGAAATTGTTTGTGTAAACAACCCATACTTTCGTAACGCGGCAAGGCGGCCCCCAGAAGGCCTGCCCGCATAATGCACGCTAATGGCGCAGGAAACGGAGATACGCATGTACTTCAAAAACTACGACAATACGATCCATTTCGAAATCATGGTCCGTGTTGCCAAAGCTTTTCACAGCGAAGACTTCGAAGCCGCCGTGGACCGCATACCGCAGGAAATGCGCCCCCGTTCCCAGAAAAGCTCACGTTGCTGCATCTATCGCGACCGCGCCATAATCAAATATCGCTGCATGGCAACGCTCGGCTTTGCCATCGAGAATGAAGACAACGAACTCAAGCCTCTTTCCGCCTATGCCCATGAAGCGCTCAACCGCGAACGGCTGAGCGGGAACATGATCACCTTCATCGATGAGGCCTGCAACGGCTGCGTACGCACCCATTATGAGGCCACCAGCGCATGCCGCGGCTGCCTTGCCGAAGCCTGCGTACAGCACTGTCCCAAGGACGCCGTGCAGGTAGTGAACGGCAAGTCCGTCATTGATCCGGACAAGTGCATCAAGTGCGGCAAGTGCATGGACGCCTGCCCCTACCACGCCATTGTCTACATCCCCATCCCCTGCGAAGAATCCTGCCCCACCGGCGCCATTTCCAAGGACGTGAGCGGCAAGGAAGTGATCGACTACGGCAAATGTATTTTCTGCGGCAAATGCATGGCCGCCTGTCCCTTCACGGCCGTACTTGAACGTTCGCAGATGATTGACGTGATGCAGGGCCTGAAGAAAAAGCAGTCCATGGTTGCCATGATAGCGCCTGCCATTGCGGGCGAATTCAACGCCAGCATGAAGCAGCTGGCGACCGCGCTGCGCAGGATAGGCTTTGCCGATGTGGTGGAAGTGGCCGCAGGTGCGGACATCACCGCCCGTCTTGAAGCCAACGAGTTCATTGAGCGTATGGAACACGGGGCTCCCTTCATGACCACCTCGTGCTGCCCCGCGTACACGGAGCTTGTCCGCAAGCACATTCCCGAACTGGGGCCCTTTGTTTCCGACACCCGCACCCCCATGCACTACACCGCCCAGATGGTGAAAGAGCAGGACGATAATTCCTGTACCGTCTTTGTCGGCCCCTGCGTGGCCAAACGCCACGAGGGCACCAACGACGAACTGGTGGACTACGTGCTGACCTTTCAGGAACTGGAAGCCATGTTCCAGGCACAGGGCGTTGTCATTTCGGAATGTGAGGAAAGTGAATTCGGCATTGCCGGCTGCCGAGAAGGCCGCAGCTTCCCCGTGAGCGGCGGAGTGACTGCAGGCATCCGGTCCATGATCAATGAGCGCGCCGAGATTCTGCAGCCCACCATTGTGGACGGTCTGAATTCAAAGTCCCTCAAGGAACTGAAAAAATTTGTAAAGCAGGGTGCCCCTGGTAACTTTGTGGAAGTCATGGGATGCGAAGGCGGCTGCGTGGCCGGTCCCGCAACCATCGTACCCGCCCGCAAGGCCACCAAGAAGTGCACCGACTACGCATCATCCAGTCCAAGTGCTCTCTGCGCCGAGAGGGCCGCTGACTGACCCACACGAGAGAAAAAAACGGAGTTTGCCCACTCCGAGTTTGATTATGCCTGCAAACCTTTCTCTCTAGCCCACTGGACCGGGGCAGCCCACATCCCCGGTCCACTTTTCCAGCACTGCGGGGGCGGCGCAACACTCCTATAGCACCCCCCAATCCCCAGCTCGCCCCCGCAGTACTACAGGCAAACGCATCAGGAGTTTGTATGCGTAACACCACCCGCCACCTTCCGGACTTCATTGACCACAACCGTATAGAATCTGCCCTTGCCGGTGCCCGAAGCAGCCGCAAGGACGATTCCCTCCGCATTCGCGACATACTGGAAAAGGCTGAAGCCAAAGCCGGTCTGTCCATGGAGGAAGCAGCCTGCCTGCTGCGTGCAGAAGCCCCCGACGATGCTCAGGCTATTCTGGAAACTGCCTCCCGCCTGAAGAAAGCCATCTATGGCAATCGCCTTGTCCTGTTTGCTCCACTCTACATTACCAATGAGTGCTGCAACCGCTGCCTGTATTGCGGTTTTCAGGACACCAACACCAAGCTTGAACGACGCACCCTGACGGACGATGAACTCCGCGAGGAAGTACGCATTCTCGAAGCGCAGGGACAGAAACGTCTCCTGCTGGTGTATGGTGAGCACCCCACGCTGGGCGCGGAGTGGATAGCCCGCACCATGCGCACGGTCTATGAGACAAGTTCGGGAGACTACGGCCAGATACGCCGCGTGAATGTGAACTGCGCACCGCTTTCCGTGGAAGACTTCCGCATTCTCAAGGCTGAAGGCATAGGCACCTACCAGTGCTTTCAGGAAACCTACCATCGTCCTACCTATGCGGCCATGCACCTGCGAGGCCCCAAGTCGGACTATCTCTGGCGCCTCTACGCCCTGCACCGCGCCATGGAAGCCGGCATTGACGACGTGGGCATGGGCCCGCTGTTCGGCTTGCATGATCCCGACTATGAATTGCTCGCCACGTTGAACCACGCGGCACAATTGGAAAAGGACTGCGGCGTGGGCCCGCACACGGTCTCCTTCCCACGGCTGGAGCCCGCCCTTGGTGCAGACGTGGCAAACCGCCCGCCCCATGCCCTGACGGACGAACATTTCACCCGCATTGTGGCCGTACTGCGCCTTGCCTTGCCGTATACCGGACTCATCCTCTCCACACGGGAATCAGCCCCCCTGCGGACCAGACTAATCGAAGTGGGCGTATCACAAATCTCCGCCGCATCACGGACCTATCCGGGCGGCTATGCAGATGCGCAGCGCGCTGCCAGCCAGAACAGGAACAGACCGGCCTGCGACTCACATGCGGCCGACCATCTATCGTCAAACTCAGGCAGACCGCAGGCGCAACAATTTGCCACGGGCGACCACCGCTCTCTGGACGAGGTGGTCCATGACATCGTGGCCAACCACGGCTATCTGCCTTCATGGTGCACAGCCTGC is drawn from Desulfovibrio mangrovi and contains these coding sequences:
- a CDS encoding 4Fe-4S dicluster domain-containing protein, coding for MYFKNYDNTIHFEIMVRVAKAFHSEDFEAAVDRIPQEMRPRSQKSSRCCIYRDRAIIKYRCMATLGFAIENEDNELKPLSAYAHEALNRERLSGNMITFIDEACNGCVRTHYEATSACRGCLAEACVQHCPKDAVQVVNGKSVIDPDKCIKCGKCMDACPYHAIVYIPIPCEESCPTGAISKDVSGKEVIDYGKCIFCGKCMAACPFTAVLERSQMIDVMQGLKKKQSMVAMIAPAIAGEFNASMKQLATALRRIGFADVVEVAAGADITARLEANEFIERMEHGAPFMTTSCCPAYTELVRKHIPELGPFVSDTRTPMHYTAQMVKEQDDNSCTVFVGPCVAKRHEGTNDELVDYVLTFQELEAMFQAQGVVISECEESEFGIAGCREGRSFPVSGGVTAGIRSMINERAEILQPTIVDGLNSKSLKELKKFVKQGAPGNFVEVMGCEGGCVAGPATIVPARKATKKCTDYASSSPSALCAERAAD
- a CDS encoding TerC family protein — protein: MFTWLLDPHAWIGFLTLTVLEIVLGIDNIVFLSLVTSRLPASQRDRARRIGLLLAMGMRLVLLASISWVMSLTSPLFEVLGREISGRDLILLVGGMFLLTKATMEIHHEMEDSHAENAPRASGFGAAIVQIVLLDIIFSLDSVITAVGLVEHLPIMMLAVIASVGLMLFAAKPIGEFVTAHPSFKMLAMAFLLLVGFTLVGEGAGLHVPKGYIYFAMAFSLGVELLNLRRARKMGLTK
- the hydG gene encoding [FeFe] hydrogenase H-cluster radical SAM maturase HydG; this translates as MRNTTRHLPDFIDHNRIESALAGARSSRKDDSLRIRDILEKAEAKAGLSMEEAACLLRAEAPDDAQAILETASRLKKAIYGNRLVLFAPLYITNECCNRCLYCGFQDTNTKLERRTLTDDELREEVRILEAQGQKRLLLVYGEHPTLGAEWIARTMRTVYETSSGDYGQIRRVNVNCAPLSVEDFRILKAEGIGTYQCFQETYHRPTYAAMHLRGPKSDYLWRLYALHRAMEAGIDDVGMGPLFGLHDPDYELLATLNHAAQLEKDCGVGPHTVSFPRLEPALGADVANRPPHALTDEHFTRIVAVLRLALPYTGLILSTRESAPLRTRLIEVGVSQISAASRTYPGGYADAQRAASQNRNRPACDSHAADHLSSNSGRPQAQQFATGDHRSLDEVVHDIVANHGYLPSWCTACYRAGRTGDHFMDLAKTGGIQKFCHPNSLLTFQEYLLDYASPQTRTEGEQLIKRELEAQPESRRQKLQSLLARIRNGERDLYI